The sequence CGGCCATTTAACCTGTTCTCGCGCATCCCGTCCGTGACTCATGTCTTGTTAGCAGACCACAGCGACGGAACGACAACCTCAGTCCTTCGCGCGATCTTCGACACCGTGGACGATGAAACGCCAGGGCACGCCCGGGGCTTAATTGGCGTCGAGCAGCCCCAGCAACTCCGCCGTCTTCGCCTCCATCAGCTCCGCATCACCACGGGCCTCGACATTGAGCCGCACCAGCGGCTCGGTGTTCGAGGCGCGCAGGTTGAAGCGCCAGCGGTCGAACTCCATGGACAGGCCGTCGGTGCGGTCGACGGCCAGGGCCTGGGCCGCGTAACGCGCCTCCACCGCCGCCAGCACCGCCGGCGGGTCATCGATGGAGCGGTTGATCTCGCCTGAGGCCGGGAAGGCGGCCATGCGTTCCTCGACCAGCGCCGACAGCGGTCGGCCGGTGCGGGAGACCAGCTCGGCCACCAGCAGCCAGGGGATCATCCCGGAGTCGCAGTAGGCGAAGTCGCGGAAGTAGTGGTGCGCGCTCATCTCGCCGCCGTAGACGGCGTCCTCGAGGCGCATGCGCTCCTTGATGAAGGCGTGGCCGGTCTTGGACATGACAGGCACGCCGCCGCCCTGCTCCACCATGTCGATGGTGTTCCAGGTCAGGCGCGGGTCGTGCACGATCTTCGCGCCGGGGTTTTTCAAGAGAAACGCCTCGGCCAGCAGCCCGACAATGTAGTAGCCCTCGATGAAACGGCCGGCCTCGTCGAACAGGAAGCAGCGGTCGTAGTCGCCGTCCCAGGCGATGCCGAAATCTGCGCCTGAGGACGTCACGGCATCCGCTGTCGCGGCGCGATGCTCGGGCAACAGCGGGTTGGGCACGCCGTGTGGGAAGGTGCCGTCGGGTTCGTGCTGGATTTTCACGAACTCGAAAGGCAGGCGCGACTCGAGCCGGTCGATCACCAGCCCGGCGCCGCCGTTGCCGGCGTTGACCACCAGCTTCAGCGGCTTCAGCGCGTCGCGATCGACATAGGTCAGGAGGTGATCGATATACTCGCCGTAAATATCGACCTCGGTGCGCCGCCCGCGCCGCGGCGCGGCCTCGAAGCGGTTCTTCTCGGCCCGCTCCTCGATGTCCTTCAGCCCCGAGTCGCCGCTGATCGGCTTGGACTGCTCGCGCACGAACTTCATGCCGTTCCAGTCCGGCGGGTTGTGGCTGGCGGTGACCATGATGCCGCCGTGCACGTCGAGATGGCTGGCGGCGAAGTACACCATCTCGGTGCCGCACAGGCCGATGTCGACCACGTTCACGCCCGCGTCCATGAGTCCCTCGGCCACTGCATCAGACAGCTCGGGCGAGGACAGCCGCACGTCGTGGCCGATGGCGACGCGGCGCGGACCGATCACGGCGGCGTAAGCGCGGCCGATGCGGCGGGCGATGTCGGGATTGAGGTCGTCGGGAAGACGTCCGCGGACGTCGTAAGCCTTGAAGCATTTCATGGCGCGATTGTAGCAATCTCCGCGAAGCGGGGATCGGTGCGCAGCGGCGAGATATACGGCGAAAGGGTCAGCAGCAACTTCCAGCTCGGGATGGACGGCACAGGTTCGAGCAGGGCAAGCCGCTCGCGCGCCTGCTCGAGCCATTCCAGCCCGGCGTCCACCTCCCCGCGCCAGGCCTCGAACTCCGCCACGGCGAACGCGGCTTCGTGGGACGCCTTGCCACGCAGCGGCTCGATCCATTCGAGCGCCTCGGCTTCGCGCCCGAGCGCGTGCAACGCCATGGCGCCGCCTGCGATCCAGGCCGCATCGTCGGCAGGCTGGCGGAAGATTTCCCACGCCTCGGTGTAGCGGCCTTCCAGCAGCAGCACGTGCGCTTCCTGCGCGGCGCGCTCGCCGCCGAGCTCGACTAAGGTGTTGAACTCCAGGCGCGCCTGCTCGATGCGTCCCGCCGCGAGCAGGAACGACACCAGGTTGCCACGCGTGACCAGGTACAGCGGATCCTGCCGCAG comes from Thioalkalivibrio sp. XN279 and encodes:
- a CDS encoding phosphomannomutase; this encodes MKCFKAYDVRGRLPDDLNPDIARRIGRAYAAVIGPRRVAIGHDVRLSSPELSDAVAEGLMDAGVNVVDIGLCGTEMVYFAASHLDVHGGIMVTASHNPPDWNGMKFVREQSKPISGDSGLKDIEERAEKNRFEAAPRRGRRTEVDIYGEYIDHLLTYVDRDALKPLKLVVNAGNGGAGLVIDRLESRLPFEFVKIQHEPDGTFPHGVPNPLLPEHRAATADAVTSSGADFGIAWDGDYDRCFLFDEAGRFIEGYYIVGLLAEAFLLKNPGAKIVHDPRLTWNTIDMVEQGGGVPVMSKTGHAFIKERMRLEDAVYGGEMSAHHYFRDFAYCDSGMIPWLLVAELVSRTGRPLSALVEERMAAFPASGEINRSIDDPPAVLAAVEARYAAQALAVDRTDGLSMEFDRWRFNLRASNTEPLVRLNVEARGDAELMEAKTAELLGLLDAN